The following proteins are encoded in a genomic region of Maylandia zebra isolate NMK-2024a linkage group LG1, Mzebra_GT3a, whole genome shotgun sequence:
- the LOC101485377 gene encoding SUN domain-containing protein 2-like, which produces MLKRSSRLQSNGYYNSTGEPVISYKERLYRVFKRRRFHFRNGEERHFEHDAEPGCGSTKRKTFLLIFLVFSFGLLFSLAVFTGIPSVIMTKIFTTSSKQAWKQLEELQSELASLKEKIDFLVPVADRMPNFALESLGARIIYDKTSESYPPDKPVLRIFGFTLICPNQRPYRSPRILLEGRAPMLPGQCWAFGGSQGQISIGLAQYITISHVSLGHIPQMLSPYLTVSSAPRKFSVFGNQHAEDPVIYLGTFQYDPKGGPLQTFKIAESNISVVKYVTLRIHDNWGNSQYSCIYSFRVHGKLAWHEH; this is translated from the exons ATGCTGAAAAGAAGCAGTCGGTTACAGTCTAATGGCTATTATAATAGCACCGGCGAACCAGTCATCTCCTATAAGGAGAGACTGTATAG AGTTTTCAAAAGGCGTCGATTTCATTTCCGAAACGGCGAAGAACGTCACTTTGAACATGACGCGGAGCCTGGATGTGGCtcaacaaaaagaaagacatttctcctcatctttctgGTCTTCTCTTTTG GTCTACTCTTCAGTCTGGCAGTTTTCACCGGCATCCCCTCTGTCATCATGACAAAG ATATTCACTACAAGCTCCAAGCAGGCTTGGAAACAACTCGAGGAGCTTCAAAGTGAACTGGCCAGTCTGAAAGAGAAAATAGACTTTCTAGTTCCGGTGGCAGACAGGATGCCAAACTTTGCCCTGGAGTCACTCG GAGCTAGAATAATTTACGATAAGACGTCAGAAAGCTATCCCCCTGATAAACCGGTGCTACGAATCTTTGGTTTCACGTTGATTTGTCCCAACCAGCGACCATACAGAAGCCCAAGAATCCTTCTTGAG GGCCGGGCACCAATGCTTCCAGGTCAGTGCTGGGCATTTGGTGGTAGCCAGGGACAGATTTCAATTGGCCTGGCCCAATACATCACGATCAGCCACGTGTCACTGGGGCACATACCACAGATGCTATCTCCATATCTGACCGTGTCAAGTGCGCCCAGGAAGTTTTCAGTATTT GGAAATCAACATGCTGAGGATCCAGTCATTTATCTGGGTACCTTTCAATATGACCCAAAGGGAGGGCCGCTTCAAACATTTAAGATAGCC GAATCTAACATCAGTGTGGTGAAGTACGTGACACTACGGATTCATGACAACTGGGGCAACTCCCAGTACTCGTGTATCTACAGTTTTAGAGTTCATGGCAAACTAGCATGGCATGAACACTAA